One genomic segment of Nocardioides cavernaquae includes these proteins:
- a CDS encoding ABC transporter ATP-binding protein translates to MASITFKGTQRWYPGSDSPAVPGIDLEIEDGEFMVLVGPSGCGKSTTLRMLAGLEEVTAGTIHIGDREVSSMAPKDRDIAMVFQSYALYPHMTVAENMGFALKMAKVSKEERERRVKEAAQILGLTDYLDRKPKALSGGQRQRVAMGRAIVRKPQVFCMDEPLSNLDAKMRVQTRTDIAKLQRDLGVTTVYVTHDQVEAMTMGDRVAVMKDGEIQQVDTPLKLYDKPGNLFVAGFIGSPQMNLLEGVAINGEVRVGDYLVPVDPTAAKVMDGNVVVGVRPENWRLVGPGEGIPVTVNVIEELGADAYVYGTCEAQGTPHDLIVRAAGRDTTHKGDVLHVTTDPAHVHVFDKETGARLSA, encoded by the coding sequence ATGGCAAGCATCACCTTCAAGGGGACCCAGCGGTGGTATCCCGGTAGCGACAGCCCTGCGGTGCCCGGCATCGACCTCGAGATCGAGGACGGCGAGTTCATGGTCCTGGTCGGCCCGTCGGGATGTGGCAAGTCCACGACCCTGCGGATGCTGGCCGGTCTCGAGGAGGTGACCGCAGGAACGATCCACATCGGCGATCGCGAGGTCTCCTCCATGGCTCCCAAGGACCGTGACATCGCGATGGTCTTCCAGTCCTATGCGCTCTATCCGCACATGACGGTGGCGGAGAACATGGGCTTTGCGCTGAAGATGGCCAAGGTCTCCAAGGAAGAGCGCGAGCGTCGCGTCAAGGAGGCTGCCCAGATCCTCGGGCTGACCGACTACCTGGACCGCAAGCCCAAGGCGCTCTCCGGTGGTCAGCGTCAGCGAGTGGCGATGGGTCGCGCGATCGTGCGCAAGCCGCAGGTGTTCTGCATGGATGAGCCGTTGTCGAACCTGGACGCGAAGATGCGTGTGCAGACCCGCACGGACATCGCGAAGCTGCAGCGCGACCTGGGTGTCACGACCGTCTACGTGACCCACGACCAGGTCGAGGCGATGACGATGGGCGACCGCGTGGCGGTGATGAAGGACGGCGAGATCCAGCAGGTCGACACCCCGCTGAAGCTCTACGACAAGCCGGGCAACCTGTTCGTCGCGGGCTTCATCGGCTCGCCGCAGATGAACCTCCTCGAGGGCGTCGCGATCAACGGCGAGGTCCGCGTCGGTGACTACCTGGTGCCGGTCGACCCGACGGCGGCGAAGGTCATGGACGGCAACGTCGTGGTCGGCGTCCGTCCGGAGAACTGGCGCCTGGTCGGTCCGGGCGAAGGCATCCCGGTGACCGTCAACGTGATCGAGGAGCTCGGCGCCGACGCGTACGTCTACGGCACGTGCGAGGCACAGGGGACCCCGCACGACCTGATCGTGCGCGCCGCCGGCCGCGACACCACGCACAAGGGCGACGTGCTCCACGTGACCACCGACCCGGCCCACGTCCACGTGTTCGACAAGGAAACCGGTGCTCGCCTCTCCGCCTGA
- the glgA gene encoding glycogen synthase: protein MRASILTREYPPDVYGGAGVHVTFLVRELAKLIDVDVQCMGSPRPGATAHSEEDARLTEANSALRVLSTDLPMTAAVAGSDIVHSHTWYAVMAGHWAKLLYDVPHVITAHSLEPDRPWKAEQLGGGYRLSSWAERTAYESADAIVAVSSAMREDVLRAYPAVAPERVHVIHNGIDSELYFPDPARDVLDRIGVDPSRPYAAFVGRITRQKGVAHLLRSALSFDPDLQLVLLAGAADTPELKAETDAAIDELHARRTGVFVVSEMLPAEDVRQVLSHALFFACPSVYEPLGIVNLEAMACGTAVVASRIGGIPDVVVDGETGLLVGLDPDDAAGFERDFAAAANRLVADPSLAAKMGEAGMARARAEFGWGPLAERTVELYRSLL, encoded by the coding sequence ATGCGCGCGAGCATCCTCACCCGCGAGTACCCGCCGGACGTCTACGGCGGCGCCGGGGTGCACGTGACCTTCCTGGTCCGTGAGCTGGCGAAGCTGATCGACGTCGACGTCCAGTGCATGGGTTCTCCACGTCCCGGCGCCACGGCACACTCCGAGGAGGATGCCCGGCTCACGGAGGCGAACTCCGCGCTGCGGGTCCTGTCGACCGACCTGCCGATGACCGCCGCGGTCGCCGGATCCGACATCGTCCACTCCCACACCTGGTACGCCGTCATGGCCGGCCACTGGGCCAAGCTCCTGTACGACGTGCCGCACGTGATCACCGCCCACTCCCTCGAGCCGGACCGGCCGTGGAAGGCCGAGCAGCTGGGTGGCGGCTACCGGCTCTCGTCGTGGGCCGAGCGCACGGCGTACGAGTCGGCGGACGCGATCGTGGCGGTCAGCTCCGCGATGCGCGAGGACGTCCTGCGGGCCTATCCGGCCGTCGCCCCCGAGCGCGTGCACGTGATCCACAACGGCATCGACTCAGAGCTGTACTTCCCCGATCCTGCGCGCGACGTGCTCGACCGGATCGGCGTCGACCCCTCCCGCCCGTACGCCGCGTTCGTCGGTCGGATCACGCGGCAGAAGGGCGTCGCCCACCTGCTCCGGTCTGCACTCTCCTTCGACCCGGACCTGCAGCTGGTGCTGCTCGCCGGAGCTGCTGACACCCCCGAGCTCAAGGCCGAGACCGATGCCGCGATCGACGAGCTGCACGCTCGTCGTACCGGTGTCTTCGTGGTCTCCGAGATGCTGCCGGCCGAGGACGTGCGCCAGGTGCTGAGCCACGCGCTCTTCTTCGCGTGCCCGTCGGTCTACGAGCCGCTCGGCATCGTGAACCTGGAGGCGATGGCCTGCGGGACCGCCGTCGTCGCCAGCCGGATCGGCGGCATCCCCGACGTGGTGGTGGACGGCGAGACGGGGCTGCTGGTCGGCCTCGATCCGGACGACGCGGCCGGGTTCGAGCGTGACTTCGCCGCGGCTGCCAACCGGCTCGTCGCCGACCCCTCACTCGCCGCGAAGATGGGCGAGGCCGGCATGGCACGGGCCAGGGCCGAGTTCGGCTGGGGGCCCCTGGCGGAGCGGACGGTCGAGCTCTACCGCTCACTGCTCTGA
- a CDS encoding carbohydrate kinase family protein, whose amino-acid sequence MLASPPETDDGPDRALVIGEALIDLIRRPGQADAARVGGSPLNVAVGLSRLEVPAVLQTRIGCDAHGALIEEHLSENDVELVTRSITAGPTSTALATIAADGAASYEFAIDWSIASAPDLAPDLVHTGSIAAVLEPGASVVLATIEALRATATISYDPNVRPQLMGSRESARKRIEEFVERADVVKASDEDLAWLFPDTAPADVARRWLRLGPALVVVTLGPDGAYAAARGGAVQIPAPPTTVVDTIGAGDSFMAGLLVALFDAGLLGRKHAERLKALDLEQIRGLLEFAAGCAAVTVSRPGADPPRRDRIMAT is encoded by the coding sequence GTGCTCGCCTCTCCGCCTGAGACCGACGACGGGCCCGACCGGGCTCTCGTGATCGGTGAGGCACTGATCGACCTGATCCGCCGACCCGGGCAAGCAGATGCTGCCCGGGTCGGCGGCAGCCCGCTCAACGTGGCAGTCGGTCTCAGCCGCCTGGAGGTCCCCGCCGTCCTGCAGACCCGCATCGGCTGCGATGCCCATGGAGCGCTGATCGAGGAGCACCTGTCCGAGAACGACGTCGAGCTCGTGACTCGCTCGATCACCGCCGGGCCGACCTCGACAGCGCTCGCGACCATCGCGGCCGACGGGGCGGCGAGCTACGAGTTCGCCATCGACTGGTCGATCGCGTCTGCGCCCGATCTCGCCCCGGACCTCGTGCACACCGGCTCGATCGCCGCTGTCCTCGAGCCGGGAGCATCCGTCGTGCTCGCGACGATCGAGGCGCTCCGTGCCACCGCCACGATCTCCTACGACCCCAACGTCCGCCCGCAGCTGATGGGCAGTCGCGAGTCCGCCCGCAAGCGGATCGAGGAGTTCGTGGAGCGTGCCGACGTCGTCAAGGCCAGCGACGAAGACCTCGCCTGGCTCTTCCCGGACACCGCTCCGGCCGACGTCGCACGCCGCTGGCTGCGGCTCGGTCCCGCCCTCGTTGTCGTCACGCTCGGCCCCGACGGTGCGTACGCCGCAGCGCGCGGCGGCGCCGTGCAGATCCCTGCGCCGCCGACCACGGTGGTCGACACGATCGGCGCCGGCGACTCCTTCATGGCCGGTCTTCTCGTCGCGCTCTTCGACGCCGGACTGCTGGGTCGCAAGCACGCCGAGCGGCTCAAGGCGCTCGACCTCGAGCAGATCAGGGGACTGCTCGAGTTCGCGGCCGGCTGTGCGGCAGTGACCGTCTCCCGCCCGGGTGCCGACCCGCCGCGGAGGGACCGAATCATGGCGACATGA
- the zwf gene encoding glucose-6-phosphate dehydrogenase: protein MGTPALAPCDIVVFGGTGDLTVRKLLPALYQRYRDGQLPEGTRVIACSRAGLDDAGYRDKIRGELPRFVPNAELDQASAEAFIEGLEHVSLDVQDDHSWAGLTAKLPPVAGREHGNDRVRVFYLACAPSLFGPISAGLEGHGLINARSRVVLEKPIGRDLASALAINDAVGAVFDESQIFRIDHYLGKESVQNLLVTRFANAVLEPLWNGRAIDHVQITVAEAIGVGARAGYYDTSGALRDMVQNHLLQLLCLVAMEPPTQVDRDSVRDEKLKVLKALRPITAADAAEVTATGQYATYAEECERPDSTTETFVALKVEIENWRWAGVPFYLRTGKCLDARTSEIVIQFRPVPHPMFPDAEGTTEPNRLVITLQPDEGMQLHLIAKEPGPGGIRLRPVSLDLNYAATFSSRTPEAYERLLMDVVRGNPTLFMRRDEVEAAWAWTEPILAAWEEAGRQPETYPAGTSGPTAATTLIERDGRTWHTRSVS from the coding sequence ATGGGAACCCCCGCACTCGCCCCCTGCGACATCGTCGTGTTCGGCGGCACCGGTGACCTCACGGTCCGCAAGCTGCTGCCGGCCCTCTACCAGCGCTACCGCGACGGGCAGCTGCCCGAAGGCACGCGCGTCATCGCCTGCTCGCGTGCCGGGCTCGATGACGCCGGCTACCGCGACAAGATCCGCGGCGAGCTCCCGCGCTTCGTGCCGAACGCGGAGCTCGACCAGGCATCCGCCGAGGCCTTCATCGAGGGGCTCGAGCACGTCAGCCTCGACGTCCAGGACGACCACAGCTGGGCGGGCCTGACCGCGAAGCTGCCGCCGGTTGCCGGTCGTGAGCACGGCAACGACAGGGTGCGGGTCTTCTACCTCGCCTGCGCCCCCTCGCTCTTCGGCCCGATCTCGGCCGGCCTCGAGGGGCACGGCCTGATCAACGCCCGCTCCCGCGTCGTGCTCGAGAAGCCCATCGGCCGCGACCTGGCCTCCGCCCTCGCCATCAACGACGCGGTCGGCGCGGTCTTCGACGAGTCGCAGATCTTCCGCATCGACCACTACCTCGGCAAGGAGAGCGTCCAGAACCTCCTCGTCACCCGGTTCGCCAACGCCGTGCTCGAGCCGCTGTGGAACGGCCGCGCGATCGACCACGTCCAGATCACCGTCGCCGAGGCGATCGGAGTCGGTGCCCGCGCCGGCTACTACGACACCTCCGGCGCACTGCGCGACATGGTGCAGAACCACCTGCTCCAGCTGCTCTGCCTGGTCGCCATGGAGCCGCCGACGCAGGTCGACCGCGACTCGGTCCGCGACGAGAAGCTCAAGGTGCTCAAGGCACTGCGCCCGATCACCGCCGCCGACGCCGCGGAGGTCACCGCCACCGGCCAGTACGCGACGTACGCCGAGGAGTGCGAGCGGCCCGACAGCACCACCGAGACCTTCGTGGCGCTGAAGGTCGAGATCGAGAACTGGCGCTGGGCCGGCGTGCCGTTCTACCTGCGCACCGGCAAGTGCCTCGACGCACGGACCTCCGAGATCGTGATCCAGTTCCGTCCGGTCCCGCACCCGATGTTCCCGGACGCGGAGGGCACGACCGAGCCCAACCGGCTGGTCATCACCCTGCAGCCCGACGAGGGCATGCAGCTGCACCTGATCGCGAAGGAACCCGGCCCCGGCGGCATCCGCCTGCGCCCGGTCTCCCTCGACCTGAACTACGCGGCGACGTTCTCGAGCCGCACGCCCGAGGCCTACGAGCGCCTCCTCATGGACGTCGTGCGTGGCAACCCCACGCTCTTCATGCGCCGTGACGAGGTCGAAGCCGCCTGGGCATGGACCGAACCCATCCTCGCCGCGTGGGAGGAGGCCGGGCGACAGCCCGAGACCTACCCCGCCGGCACCTCCGGACCGACCGCTGCGACCACCCTCATCGAGCGGGACGGCCGGACCTGGCACACAAGGAGCGTCAGCTGA
- a CDS encoding DUF4032 domain-containing protein — MRFIFNPPADGAADLLDLPWETPLAEWTDERLIEIPTAGIHRHVVRFVEASQGTFVLKELPEDLVRREHRLLRELADVSIPAVEVVGACLDREGQDSILITRYLAYSATYRRLLSTIQAGPQFDALIGGMVELLVRLHLAGYLWGDCSLSNTLFKLDAGDLEAYLVDAETMEHHADLSDGQRHLDLDFAYERIGGELMDLEAGGLLDEDIDPIETAESVLERYHSLWGEVNREDVIAKDEQRYLIGERIRRIEELGFDVDEVELLPAEDGSKVRLRTRVADPGRWRRLLMRRTGLDVQDRQARRLLSDIASFRGWLEQESGRSVSEQAAASRWLIECYDPVVSAIPGELRGKRDEPEVFHEVLEHRWRLSERAGRDVGTSEAARSYFYEVLPELPTGTIPRVTAPLLGDD; from the coding sequence ATGAGGTTCATCTTCAACCCGCCCGCGGACGGCGCGGCAGACCTCCTCGACCTGCCGTGGGAGACGCCGCTCGCCGAGTGGACCGACGAGCGCCTCATCGAGATCCCGACCGCCGGCATCCACCGCCACGTCGTGCGTTTCGTCGAGGCGAGCCAGGGCACGTTCGTCCTCAAGGAGCTGCCGGAGGACCTGGTCCGCCGCGAGCACCGGCTGCTGCGCGAGCTCGCGGATGTGAGCATCCCCGCCGTCGAGGTGGTCGGTGCCTGCCTCGACCGGGAGGGCCAGGACTCGATCCTGATCACCCGCTACCTGGCCTACTCCGCGACGTACCGGCGACTGCTCAGCACGATCCAGGCCGGCCCCCAGTTCGACGCCCTCATCGGCGGCATGGTCGAGCTGCTCGTGCGGCTGCACCTGGCCGGCTACCTGTGGGGCGACTGCTCGCTCTCCAACACCCTCTTCAAGCTCGACGCCGGCGACCTCGAGGCCTACCTCGTCGACGCCGAGACGATGGAGCACCACGCCGACCTGAGCGACGGGCAGCGCCACCTCGACCTCGACTTCGCCTACGAGCGGATCGGTGGTGAGCTGATGGACCTCGAGGCGGGCGGGCTCCTCGACGAGGACATCGACCCGATCGAGACGGCGGAGAGCGTGCTCGAGCGCTACCACTCGTTGTGGGGAGAGGTGAACCGCGAGGACGTGATCGCCAAGGACGAGCAGCGCTACCTGATCGGTGAGCGGATCCGGCGGATCGAGGAGCTCGGTTTCGACGTCGACGAGGTCGAGCTGCTGCCTGCGGAGGACGGCTCCAAGGTGCGGCTGCGCACACGCGTCGCGGACCCCGGCCGCTGGCGACGGCTGCTGATGCGGCGCACCGGACTGGATGTCCAGGACCGCCAGGCGAGGCGGTTGCTCAGCGACATCGCCAGCTTCCGCGGGTGGCTCGAGCAGGAGAGCGGTCGCTCGGTCTCCGAGCAGGCTGCGGCGAGCCGGTGGTTGATCGAGTGCTACGACCCCGTGGTCTCGGCCATCCCCGGCGAGCTGCGCGGCAAGCGCGACGAGCCCGAGGTCTTCCACGAGGTGCTCGAGCACCGCTGGCGGCTCTCCGAGCGCGCCGGCCGCGACGTCGGCACGTCCGAGGCCGCGCGCAGCTACTTCTACGAGGTGCTGCCCGAGCTGCCGACCGGCACGATCCCGCGCGTCACCGCTCCGCTGCTCGGCGACGACTGA
- the edd gene encoding phosphogluconate dehydratase, with protein MSLSPVNPVLDQVTRRITDRSQPGRAAYLARIRDAAVRGPARGQLACANLAHGFAASGPADKTALRSSRMPNVAIVSAYNDMLSAHQPFETYPAQLKAAVAQAGAIAQFAGGVPAMCDGITQGRDGMQLSLFSRDVIAMSAAIALSHDMFDAALMLGVCDKIVPGLLIGSLSFGHLPTIFVPAGPMTSGISNTEKSRVRQLHAEGKVTRETLLEAEAASYHSAGTCTFYGTANSNQLLMEVLGLHLPGASFVNPGTPLREALTAAAGRRAAGITWAGEEFTPIGEVVDEKAIVNACVALLATGGSTNHTLHLVAIAAAAGITLTWDDLSDLSAVVPQLAKIYPNGSADVNHFHAAGGLAFTIRTLLDAGLLHEDVKTVAGPGLRRYTAEPKLVAGGVEWIEGPAESLDTDVLRSAEDPFAPDGGLRILRGNLGVSVIKTSAVKPEHRVVTAPARVFDDQADFLLAFQEGTLTGDLVAVIRYQGPSANGMPELHKLTPALSSLQDRGQKVAIVTDGRMSGASGKVPAAIHMTPEAADGGPIARVQDGDLITVDGEAGIVELHVHAADLAARPVTGRALTDDEWSGTGRDLFAVFRRQVGPADKGASVFPTHTAPPAPAHVDNTPIDSILIEEHA; from the coding sequence ATGTCACTCTCACCCGTCAACCCGGTTCTCGATCAGGTCACCCGCCGGATCACCGACCGCAGCCAGCCCGGACGGGCGGCGTACCTCGCGAGGATCCGCGACGCCGCCGTCCGGGGCCCCGCCCGCGGACAGCTCGCGTGCGCCAACCTCGCGCACGGCTTCGCCGCCTCGGGCCCTGCCGACAAGACCGCGCTGCGCAGCAGCCGCATGCCCAACGTCGCCATCGTCTCGGCGTACAACGACATGCTCTCGGCCCACCAGCCGTTCGAGACCTACCCCGCGCAGCTCAAGGCTGCGGTCGCGCAGGCCGGCGCCATCGCCCAGTTCGCCGGTGGCGTCCCCGCGATGTGCGACGGCATCACGCAGGGCCGCGACGGCATGCAGCTCTCCCTCTTCAGCCGCGACGTCATCGCGATGTCGGCCGCGATCGCGCTCTCCCACGACATGTTCGACGCCGCGCTGATGCTCGGTGTCTGCGACAAGATCGTGCCGGGCCTGCTGATCGGCTCGCTCTCCTTCGGCCACCTGCCGACGATCTTCGTCCCGGCCGGCCCGATGACCTCGGGCATCTCGAACACGGAGAAGTCGCGGGTCCGCCAGCTCCACGCCGAGGGCAAGGTGACCCGCGAGACCCTGCTCGAGGCCGAGGCCGCGTCGTACCACTCGGCCGGCACCTGCACCTTCTACGGAACCGCCAACTCCAACCAGCTGCTGATGGAGGTGCTCGGCCTGCACCTGCCGGGCGCGAGCTTCGTCAACCCCGGTACGCCGCTGCGCGAGGCCCTCACGGCCGCCGCCGGCCGCCGCGCCGCCGGGATCACCTGGGCGGGCGAGGAGTTCACCCCGATCGGCGAGGTCGTCGACGAGAAGGCGATCGTCAACGCGTGCGTCGCGCTGCTCGCCACCGGCGGCTCCACCAACCACACGCTCCACCTGGTCGCGATCGCCGCGGCAGCGGGCATCACACTGACCTGGGACGACCTGTCCGACCTCTCGGCGGTCGTGCCGCAGCTCGCGAAGATCTACCCCAACGGCAGCGCCGACGTGAACCACTTCCACGCCGCTGGCGGGCTCGCCTTCACCATCCGCACGCTGCTCGACGCCGGGCTGCTGCACGAGGACGTGAAGACCGTCGCCGGTCCCGGCCTGCGCCGCTACACCGCCGAGCCGAAGCTCGTGGCCGGAGGCGTCGAGTGGATCGAGGGCCCGGCCGAGAGCCTCGACACCGACGTGCTCCGCTCCGCCGAGGACCCGTTCGCCCCCGACGGCGGCCTGCGGATCCTGCGCGGCAACCTGGGCGTGAGCGTCATCAAGACCTCGGCCGTGAAGCCGGAGCACCGCGTCGTCACCGCGCCGGCGCGCGTCTTCGACGACCAGGCCGACTTCCTGCTGGCCTTCCAGGAGGGCACGCTGACCGGTGACCTCGTCGCGGTGATCCGCTACCAGGGCCCGTCGGCCAACGGCATGCCCGAGCTGCACAAGCTGACCCCGGCGCTGAGCTCGCTGCAGGACCGCGGGCAGAAGGTCGCCATCGTCACCGACGGCCGCATGTCGGGTGCCTCGGGCAAGGTCCCGGCCGCGATCCACATGACGCCCGAGGCCGCTGACGGCGGCCCGATCGCCCGCGTCCAGGACGGCGACCTGATCACCGTCGACGGCGAGGCCGGCATCGTCGAGCTGCACGTCCACGCCGCCGATCTCGCAGCACGCCCCGTCACCGGACGCGCCCTCACGGACGACGAGTGGTCCGGCACCGGCCGCGACCTCTTCGCCGTCTTCCGTCGCCAGGTCGGCCCCGCCGACAAGGGGGCTAGCGTCTTTCCCACACACACCGCTCCGCCCGCACCGGCACACGTAGACAACACGCCCATCGATTCGATCCTCATCGAGGAGCACGCATGA
- the glgC gene encoding glucose-1-phosphate adenylyltransferase — MTRILGIVLAGGEGKRLMPLTEDRSKPAVPFAGSYRLIDFALSNLVNSGFLKCAVLTQYKSHSLDRHISMTWRMSTMLGNYVTPVPAQQRRGKQWYLGSADAIYQSMNLIVDERPDVIVVFGADHVYRMDASQMVEAHLASGAGVTVAGIRVPREGADQFGVIQVAEDGVGIAEFLEKPADPPGLADSPNEVLASMGNYVFSADALIAALEADAKDLGSRHDLGGDLIPAMVKQGIASVYDFKDNEVPGSTPSDRGYWRDVGTIDAYHEAHLDLVSAVPEFNLYNDQWPIYSLGAQLPGAKFVHGASVRDSIVCSGSIVSGANCESSVIGTNTRVEDGSTVQRSVLMDNVVVGRGAIVRNAIIDKNVVIPPGTLIGINPDEDRRRGFSVSPGGIVVIGKGQKI; from the coding sequence ATGACGAGGATCCTCGGCATCGTTCTTGCTGGAGGCGAGGGCAAGCGCCTGATGCCGCTGACGGAGGACCGGTCCAAGCCGGCGGTGCCGTTCGCGGGCAGCTACCGGCTGATCGACTTCGCGCTCTCCAACCTGGTCAACTCCGGCTTCCTCAAGTGCGCGGTCCTGACCCAGTACAAGTCGCACTCGCTCGACCGCCACATCTCGATGACCTGGCGCATGTCGACGATGCTCGGCAACTACGTGACGCCGGTGCCGGCCCAGCAGCGCCGCGGCAAGCAGTGGTACCTCGGCAGCGCCGACGCGATCTACCAGTCGATGAACCTGATCGTCGACGAGCGACCCGACGTCATCGTGGTGTTCGGCGCCGACCACGTCTACCGCATGGACGCCTCGCAGATGGTCGAGGCGCACCTCGCCTCGGGTGCGGGCGTGACCGTGGCCGGCATCCGGGTGCCGCGCGAGGGTGCCGACCAGTTCGGCGTGATCCAGGTGGCCGAGGACGGCGTGGGGATCGCGGAGTTCCTCGAGAAGCCGGCCGACCCGCCGGGTCTGGCCGACTCCCCCAACGAGGTGCTCGCCTCGATGGGCAACTACGTCTTCAGCGCCGACGCCCTGATCGCTGCCCTCGAGGCGGACGCCAAGGACCTCGGCTCACGCCACGACCTCGGTGGCGACCTGATCCCCGCGATGGTCAAGCAGGGCATCGCCAGCGTCTACGACTTCAAGGACAACGAGGTGCCCGGCTCGACCCCGAGCGACCGCGGCTACTGGCGCGACGTCGGCACGATCGACGCCTACCACGAGGCCCACCTCGACCTTGTCTCCGCGGTTCCGGAGTTCAACCTCTACAACGACCAGTGGCCGATCTACTCCCTCGGCGCCCAGCTGCCGGGCGCGAAGTTCGTGCACGGAGCCTCCGTCCGTGACTCCATCGTCTGCTCCGGCTCGATCGTCTCCGGCGCCAACTGCGAGAGCTCCGTCATCGGCACCAACACCCGAGTCGAGGACGGCTCCACGGTCCAGCGCTCGGTGCTGATGGACAACGTGGTCGTCGGCCGCGGCGCGATCGTGCGCAACGCGATCATCGACAAGAACGTCGTGATCCCGCCCGGCACCCTGATCGGCATCAACCCCGACGAGGACCGCCGCCGCGGCTTCTCGGTCAGCCCCGGCGGCATCGTCGTCATCGGCAAGGGCCAGAAGATCTGA
- the eda gene encoding bifunctional 4-hydroxy-2-oxoglutarate aldolase/2-dehydro-3-deoxy-phosphogluconate aldolase produces MTSLLDRVPVVPVVVIDDLAHAVPLARALARGGLPVVELTLRTPVALDAIRAIAAEVPEVLIGAGTIVEPKQAALAVDAGAAFLVSPGSTPELLDAMEDTGVRFLPGVATVSEVLAVFARGLYEMKFFPAEAAGGTAYLKSIGGPLPQVRFCPTGGITRATAASYLALSNVGCVGGSWLTPAAALAAGDWDAVEQLARDAATLAGS; encoded by the coding sequence ATGACCTCCCTGCTCGACCGCGTCCCCGTCGTCCCCGTCGTCGTCATCGACGACCTCGCGCACGCGGTTCCCCTTGCCCGCGCCCTGGCCCGCGGAGGCCTTCCGGTCGTCGAGCTGACGCTGCGAACCCCGGTCGCCCTCGACGCGATCCGCGCCATCGCCGCCGAGGTGCCCGAGGTGCTGATCGGCGCCGGCACGATTGTCGAGCCCAAGCAGGCCGCGCTCGCCGTCGACGCCGGCGCCGCCTTCCTGGTGTCGCCCGGCAGCACGCCCGAGCTGCTCGACGCGATGGAGGACACCGGGGTCCGCTTCCTGCCCGGCGTCGCGACCGTCAGCGAGGTGCTGGCGGTCTTCGCCCGCGGCCTCTACGAGATGAAGTTCTTCCCGGCCGAGGCGGCCGGCGGCACGGCGTACCTGAAGTCCATCGGCGGACCGCTCCCGCAGGTCCGGTTCTGCCCGACCGGCGGCATCACCCGCGCCACGGCGGCCAGCTACCTCGCGCTGTCCAACGTCGGCTGCGTCGGCGGCTCCTGGCTGACGCCCGCCGCCGCGCTCGCTGCTGGTGACTGGGATGCCGTCGAGCAGCTCGCCCGCGACGCCGCAACGCTCGCCGGCAGCTGA
- a CDS encoding aldo/keto reductase: protein MSRVIYGCMGLGRWDGQTPDATDHASAEAAVAAALDIGITTFDHADIYGHGSAEAVFGDLLSRNGGLRARIQIQTKCGIRLPGPDGPGIYDLRPETIRARVHESLDRLRTAYVDSLLLHRPDPLTDPAEIGATLTSLYDEGLVLAVGVSNMSAAQITALQAHTSVPITANQLEMSLLRRDWLEGGVLVNTAASSEVGFPYGTVEFCREQSIELQAWGALANGRFTGAPQSGNDEQVADLVAQLAEAHGTTPETVVLWWLQRHPAAIRPVIGTTNPSRIRACADAATESPRLSHEQWYSLWLAARGAPLP from the coding sequence ATGAGCCGGGTGATCTATGGCTGCATGGGCCTGGGCCGCTGGGACGGCCAGACCCCTGATGCCACCGATCACGCTTCCGCGGAAGCTGCGGTCGCCGCCGCTCTCGACATCGGCATCACGACGTTCGACCACGCGGACATCTATGGCCACGGCTCGGCCGAGGCCGTCTTCGGCGACCTCCTCTCGCGCAACGGCGGGCTTCGCGCGCGGATCCAGATCCAGACCAAGTGCGGCATCCGGCTGCCCGGTCCCGACGGTCCGGGCATCTACGACCTGCGTCCGGAGACGATCCGGGCGCGCGTCCACGAGAGCCTCGACCGGCTCCGCACGGCGTACGTCGACAGCCTGCTCCTGCACCGCCCCGACCCGCTGACGGATCCGGCCGAGATCGGCGCCACCCTCACCTCCCTGTACGACGAGGGCCTGGTGCTCGCCGTGGGGGTCTCCAACATGAGCGCGGCCCAGATCACGGCCCTCCAGGCGCACACCAGCGTGCCGATCACCGCCAACCAGCTGGAGATGAGCCTGCTGCGCCGCGACTGGCTCGAGGGCGGCGTACTCGTCAACACGGCAGCGTCGAGCGAGGTCGGGTTCCCCTACGGGACCGTCGAGTTCTGCCGCGAGCAGTCGATCGAGCTCCAGGCCTGGGGCGCGCTCGCCAACGGCCGCTTCACCGGTGCCCCGCAGTCCGGGAACGACGAGCAGGTTGCTGACCTGGTCGCGCAGCTGGCGGAGGCCCACGGCACCACGCCCGAGACCGTCGTCCTGTGGTGGCTGCAGCGCCACCCGGCCGCGATCCGGCCCGTCATCGGCACCACCAACCCTTCGCGGATCCGTGCCTGCGCCGACGCCGCCACCGAGTCCCCACGGCTCAGCCACGAGCAGTGGTACTCGCTGTGGCTCGCCGCCCGCGGCGCCCCGCTTCCCTGA